A section of the Acidobacteriota bacterium genome encodes:
- a CDS encoding LUD domain-containing protein, protein MTEREKMDIAAAALKHNGFDPVICVEKAESAVPVILDWIEPDARLEMAGSVSVGQLGLLDLLRERGNPGLDFPAPGEEDPARGRRDVLLVSANALTLDGKIVNIDGMGNRVAAMAYGMRRVILLIGVNKIVADVDEALDRVQHVIAPYHAKCLGVDTPCARTETCSDCSSPQRICNVTTIISRRPPGAQFSIVLAAEDLGLGWDPAWPAERIDRIKTAYRVEIDRFRAALAQAREGKGAPGA, encoded by the coding sequence ATGACCGAGAGAGAAAAGATGGACATCGCCGCCGCGGCGCTCAAGCACAACGGCTTCGATCCCGTCATCTGCGTCGAGAAGGCCGAGAGCGCGGTCCCCGTCATCCTCGACTGGATCGAGCCGGACGCCCGGCTCGAGATGGCGGGGTCGGTGTCGGTGGGTCAGCTGGGGCTCCTGGACCTGCTGCGCGAGCGCGGCAACCCGGGTCTGGACTTCCCGGCCCCGGGGGAGGAGGATCCGGCGCGCGGGCGCCGCGACGTGCTGCTGGTGAGCGCGAACGCCCTCACCCTGGACGGAAAGATCGTCAACATCGACGGGATGGGAAACCGGGTGGCGGCCATGGCCTACGGGATGCGGCGCGTCATCCTCCTCATCGGCGTCAACAAGATCGTCGCCGACGTCGACGAGGCGCTCGACCGCGTGCAGCACGTCATCGCCCCCTACCACGCGAAGTGCCTGGGGGTCGACACCCCCTGCGCCCGGACCGAAACCTGCAGCGACTGCAGTTCGCCCCAGCGGATCTGCAACGTCACCACCATCATCTCCCGCCGCCCCCCAGGGGCGCAGTTTTCCATCGTCCTGGCGGCAGAGGACCTGGGGCTGGGGTGGGACCCGGCCTGGCCCGCGGAGCGGATCGACCGGATCAAGACCGCCTACCGGGTCGAAATCGACAGATTCCGCGCCGCGCTCGCGCAGGCCCGGGAGGGAAAGGGCGCGCCGGGCGCGTAG
- a CDS encoding tetratricopeptide repeat protein, with translation MLILRPSRLIPLLLLLLLPVALFAQQSSAPKDTTPSTPSVPAAPAAPRVVPQPGIFAVPDFRLPPREIQPIFLAGTVMREDGSPPPFGTIIELDCGSSKTREASVGPNGYFAFQYGGAQRFSSIVPDASEGTGHINDEDAIYWNPLRSSSDSRIETTTPLYIRLSGCDLKAQIAGYRSSSLTLNATNLTRVNTLGTIIVYPLERVRGTVVSAASLMAPKKAKEKMKRARKALEKGKDGECEALLREAIAEYGDYGEAWLELGKLQQQRKRYPEAREAFGRALAGDALYVPPYVALGWLNALEQRWEEAADVIEKALDLDPVSFPEAYYLSALAHYNLGDYDQAGKRAEQTVLRDSTHQFPKIHLIRANLFSLRRDPAAADEAMRLYLRHAPDAPEAEQVRARLENGRPGIP, from the coding sequence ATGCTTATTCTCCGGCCCTCGCGCTTGATCCCCCTGCTCCTTCTCCTGCTTCTGCCCGTCGCGCTCTTTGCCCAGCAGAGTTCAGCGCCGAAAGACACGACGCCGTCGACCCCTTCGGTCCCCGCCGCGCCCGCCGCGCCCAGGGTCGTGCCCCAGCCCGGAATCTTCGCCGTTCCCGATTTCCGCCTCCCGCCGCGCGAAATCCAGCCGATCTTCCTCGCGGGGACCGTCATGCGCGAGGACGGGAGCCCTCCTCCCTTCGGCACCATCATCGAACTGGACTGCGGCAGTTCCAAGACGAGGGAGGCTTCGGTGGGGCCGAACGGGTATTTCGCCTTTCAGTACGGCGGGGCGCAGCGGTTCAGTTCGATCGTCCCCGACGCCAGCGAGGGGACCGGTCATATCAACGACGAGGACGCCATCTACTGGAACCCGCTGAGATCGAGCTCCGACTCCCGGATCGAGACGACCACCCCTCTGTACATCCGGCTTTCGGGCTGCGACCTCAAGGCCCAGATCGCGGGCTACCGCTCGAGTTCGCTCACCCTCAACGCCACCAACCTCACCCGGGTCAACACCCTGGGGACCATCATCGTGTACCCGCTCGAGCGGGTGCGCGGCACCGTGGTCAGCGCCGCCAGCCTGATGGCGCCGAAGAAGGCGAAGGAGAAGATGAAGCGGGCGCGCAAGGCCCTGGAGAAGGGGAAGGACGGGGAGTGCGAAGCGCTGCTCAGGGAGGCGATCGCCGAGTACGGGGACTACGGGGAAGCGTGGCTGGAACTGGGCAAGCTCCAGCAGCAGCGCAAGCGGTACCCCGAGGCGCGCGAGGCCTTCGGGCGCGCCCTCGCCGGAGACGCCCTGTACGTTCCTCCCTACGTGGCGCTGGGGTGGCTCAACGCCCTGGAGCAGAGGTGGGAGGAAGCGGCCGACGTCATCGAAAAGGCGCTGGATCTCGATCCGGTGAGCTTCCCCGAGGCCTATTACCTGAGCGCGCTGGCCCACTACAACCTGGGGGATTACGATCAGGCCGGAAAGCGGGCGGAGCAGACGGTCCTCAGGGACAGTACCCACCAGTTCCCCAAGATACACCTGATCCGGGCGAACCTGTTCTCCCTGCGGCGCGACCCGGCGGCGGCCGACGAGGCGATGCGGCTCTACCTCAGGCACGCGCCGGACGCCCCGGAGGCGGAGCAGGTCCGGGCGCGGCTGGAGAACGGGCGCCCCGGCATCCCCTGA